The Metabacillus schmidteae genome has a segment encoding these proteins:
- a CDS encoding GNAT family N-acetyltransferase: MEEVVINRINHVDKWLNSLSELIIKVVEDGASIGFLPPLLTSEAENYWKGVESDDVILFVATISDTVVGAVQLQLSSKPNGLHRAEIAKLMTHPDFRRKGIGRALMQVAEEKAIQEKRSLLVLDTREGDPSNFLYSSLGYIQAGRIPNYAISSNGKLDATIFYYKSLDK; this comes from the coding sequence GTGGAAGAGGTAGTGATTAATAGAATAAATCATGTAGATAAATGGCTCAACAGTCTTTCCGAATTAATCATAAAGGTTGTTGAGGATGGTGCATCTATCGGGTTTTTACCACCTTTGTTAACTTCTGAGGCGGAAAACTATTGGAAAGGTGTAGAAAGCGATGATGTCATTTTATTTGTAGCAACGATAAGTGATACTGTTGTTGGAGCTGTTCAACTGCAGCTATCATCAAAGCCAAATGGTCTCCATCGAGCTGAGATTGCAAAATTAATGACACACCCTGATTTTCGTAGGAAAGGGATAGGACGTGCTCTTATGCAGGTAGCTGAGGAAAAGGCCATACAAGAAAAAAGATCGTTACTTGTACTGGATACTAGAGAAGGTGATCCTTCTAATTTTCTTTATTCTTCATTAGGCTATATTCAAGCCGGCCGTATCCCGAACTATGCTATTTCTTCGAATGGAAAGCTTGATGCAACTATTTTTTATTATAAATCTTTAGATAAATGA
- a CDS encoding antibiotic biosynthesis monooxygenase family protein produces MILEAVMLQVKQGMEEEYEKAFRQASHIISKMDGYISHELQRCLEEEGKYLLLVKWEKLEDHTEGFRQSSEYQEWKRLLHHYYDPFPTVEHFVKVNL; encoded by the coding sequence ATGATTTTAGAGGCAGTCATGCTTCAGGTTAAGCAAGGAATGGAAGAGGAATATGAAAAAGCATTTCGTCAAGCGTCCCATATCATTTCTAAGATGGATGGGTATATCTCTCATGAATTGCAACGTTGTTTGGAAGAAGAAGGGAAATATTTACTTTTAGTAAAGTGGGAAAAGCTAGAGGATCATACGGAAGGATTTAGGCAATCGTCAGAATATCAAGAATGGAAGCGGCTTTTACATCACTATTACGATCCTTTTCCAACAGTCGAGCATTTCGTTAAGGTTAACCTTTAG
- a CDS encoding cysteine-rich CWC family protein, with protein MNKCPICNGDNNCGVLDEKQSCWCMKITIPDKVLALSGGKKDCCICLTCVMKDWDEAVKSKS; from the coding sequence ATGAATAAATGCCCAATATGTAATGGTGATAATAACTGCGGTGTTTTGGATGAAAAACAGTCTTGTTGGTGTATGAAGATTACAATACCAGACAAGGTTCTTGCCCTTTCAGGAGGTAAAAAGGATTGTTGCATATGTTTAACATGTGTTATGAAAGATTGGGATGAAGCTGTAAAAAGTAAGAGTTGA